One Erythrobacter aureus DNA segment encodes these proteins:
- a CDS encoding glycosyltransferase family 4 protein, whose product MSRARGGAVPHILHLQSTFAPGGKEVRTVQLINAFGKKARHTIISAEPDRLGAADRIAKGVDIRLQPEFPSLKGRPTPGRLQKLARAMRGYDLVCTYNWGAMDAVMAHTLFKDLHGLPPLIHHEDGFDESEARKLKTSRTWYRRIALGRAAGLVVPSERLEEIALVDWQQPLGRVKRIPNGIDTKAFAMRPKKDALRLIKHPGEYWVGTLAGLRTVKNLPRLVRVFSQLADNWQLVILGEGEAREAILAEADRLQINHRVHLPGAVDIPARVIGLFDIFALSSDSEQFPLSVVEAMAAGIPVVAPALGDIAGMVSEANTEFIAPPGDEEELGMALVQLAVSKELRKEVGEANRAKAVAEFDEAKMVATYRRLYSSAMRIDL is encoded by the coding sequence GTGAGCCGGGCGCGGGGCGGGGCGGTGCCGCACATCCTTCATTTGCAATCCACCTTCGCCCCCGGAGGCAAGGAAGTGCGCACCGTCCAGTTGATAAATGCGTTCGGGAAAAAAGCGCGGCATACGATCATATCCGCCGAGCCCGACAGGCTGGGCGCCGCGGACCGGATCGCCAAGGGCGTGGATATTCGCCTGCAACCCGAATTTCCCAGCCTCAAAGGCCGGCCCACGCCCGGGCGATTGCAGAAACTCGCCAGGGCGATGCGCGGCTACGATCTCGTGTGCACATACAATTGGGGCGCGATGGACGCAGTCATGGCGCACACGCTGTTCAAGGACCTTCACGGCTTGCCTCCGCTGATCCATCACGAGGACGGTTTCGACGAGAGCGAGGCGAGAAAGCTCAAGACGAGTCGAACCTGGTATCGCCGGATCGCGCTGGGCAGGGCAGCCGGGCTCGTGGTTCCATCCGAGCGGCTCGAGGAAATCGCCCTGGTCGACTGGCAGCAGCCGCTCGGCAGGGTAAAACGCATTCCCAACGGTATCGATACCAAAGCCTTCGCCATGCGTCCCAAAAAGGATGCGCTGCGGCTGATCAAGCATCCGGGCGAATATTGGGTGGGCACGCTGGCCGGCCTGCGTACGGTCAAGAATCTGCCCCGGCTCGTGCGGGTCTTTTCCCAGCTGGCGGATAACTGGCAGCTCGTCATCCTCGGCGAAGGCGAGGCGCGTGAGGCGATTCTGGCTGAAGCCGACCGGTTGCAGATCAATCACCGTGTCCACTTGCCGGGGGCGGTCGATATTCCCGCGCGGGTCATCGGCCTGTTCGACATTTTCGCGCTATCGAGCGATTCCGAGCAGTTCCCGCTATCGGTGGTCGAGGCGATGGCGGCGGGGATTCCCGTTGTCGCACCCGCCTTGGGCGACATTGCGGGAATGGTGTCAGAGGCCAATACGGAGTTCATTGCGCCGCCGGGCGACGAAGAAGAACTGGGCATGGCATTGGTCCAGCTCGCCGTGTCCAAAGAGCTTCGCAAGGAAGTCGGCGAGGCCAATCGGGCGAAGGCAGTTGCCGAATTCGACGAGGCGAAAATGGTTGCGACCTATCGCCGTCTCTATTCGAGCGCGATGCGCATTGACCTGTAA
- a CDS encoding tetratricopeptide repeat protein, whose amino-acid sequence MALTPKNQLSREEKRAKQQSAEQEALLREVDDAVRQGDAQEFLDKWGKPLLGLLILGLASFGGYLYWDSRQEAAMESDSEALVGALDQIQAGNVGSGFDRLEDLAGKEGSGAAAAAAMMRAGIAEQRGDTEQAVTLFKAVADNDDAAPAMRDLARLRATAIDYDSMESAEIIAALKPLAVPGKAYFASAGELLAHAYLDQGKRDEAGTLFAQIAKDEESPESLRSRARQMAGVLGVDAIEDVNELLEEQRVERGGADGEGAVVATE is encoded by the coding sequence GTGGCCCTGACGCCTAAGAACCAATTGTCCCGTGAAGAAAAGCGCGCCAAGCAGCAGAGTGCCGAGCAGGAGGCCTTGCTGCGCGAGGTCGACGATGCCGTGCGTCAAGGCGATGCCCAGGAATTCCTCGATAAATGGGGCAAGCCGCTGCTCGGCTTGCTGATACTGGGCTTGGCTTCATTCGGCGGATACCTTTATTGGGACAGCCGCCAGGAAGCCGCGATGGAGAGCGATTCCGAAGCGCTGGTGGGTGCGCTCGACCAGATACAGGCGGGCAATGTCGGCAGCGGGTTCGACCGGCTGGAAGACCTCGCCGGCAAGGAAGGTAGCGGTGCCGCGGCCGCGGCGGCGATGATGCGCGCCGGTATTGCCGAACAGCGCGGCGATACCGAGCAGGCCGTGACTCTGTTCAAGGCTGTTGCCGATAACGACGACGCTGCACCTGCCATGCGGGACCTCGCGCGCCTGCGGGCGACTGCAATCGATTACGATAGCATGGAAAGTGCGGAGATTATCGCTGCTCTCAAACCGCTGGCGGTGCCGGGCAAGGCCTATTTCGCGAGCGCCGGTGAACTGCTCGCCCATGCCTATCTCGATCAGGGCAAGCGCGACGAGGCAGGCACCCTGTTCGCCCAGATCGCCAAGGACGAGGAAAGTCCGGAATCGCTCCGATCGAGAGCGCGTCAGATGGCAGGCGTACTGGGCGTCGATGCGATCGAGGATGTGAACGAACTGCTCGAAGAGCAAAGGGTCGAACGCGGCGGGGCCGATGGCGAAGGCGCCGTGGTCGCAACCGAATAA
- a CDS encoding PQQ-binding-like beta-propeller repeat protein translates to MKHRTNFTRTAFVAVLATGLGACSGGLFGGGDNKRVTPTMGERQPILSRIQTGAEVDPALAGVSVVLPPAQSNDVWAQAGGNANKSYGHLALGASPTRVFAVNVEGATNRRRLGASPVVGDGILFAVGGDGRLSAFDAQTGAQRWTYDPGLESDLKPSAFGGGASYDDGKVYMTDGAGDVIALNAADGSVLWKVKPSGPLRGSPTIAFGSVFVMTQDNQIFALDASDGSIQWQESGSSTQAGVFGVAAPAAGQGTVIAGYSSGELIAHRYENGRTLWADALARTSISTSVGSLTDIDADPIIDNGRVYALGQGGRMAAYELVTGQRIWELNLAGISTPAIAGEWIFALTDDARLLAIARTTGKIRWLTQLPRWRNEEDKKGPIFWSGPVLAGGNLWAVNSEGHVYRISTGEGSASLFTDLDQPISLAPVVANNTLYILDDSGRITAFR, encoded by the coding sequence ATGAAGCACCGCACAAACTTTACGCGAACGGCATTTGTCGCGGTTCTGGCCACAGGCCTCGGCGCTTGCAGTGGCGGCCTTTTCGGCGGCGGCGACAACAAACGGGTCACGCCGACCATGGGGGAACGCCAGCCGATCCTTTCGCGTATCCAGACCGGCGCCGAAGTCGATCCGGCGCTGGCCGGCGTTTCGGTCGTCCTGCCGCCGGCACAGTCGAACGACGTCTGGGCGCAGGCGGGAGGCAACGCCAACAAGTCGTATGGCCATCTGGCTCTGGGGGCGTCGCCAACGCGCGTGTTCGCGGTCAATGTGGAAGGGGCCACCAATCGCCGTCGTCTCGGCGCATCGCCGGTCGTGGGCGATGGCATCCTGTTCGCTGTCGGCGGAGACGGGAGGCTGTCCGCCTTCGATGCACAGACCGGCGCGCAGCGCTGGACCTATGATCCCGGGTTGGAAAGCGACCTCAAGCCGTCCGCCTTCGGCGGCGGTGCGAGTTACGATGACGGCAAGGTCTATATGACCGACGGCGCCGGCGATGTGATCGCGCTCAATGCAGCCGATGGGTCGGTGCTATGGAAGGTCAAGCCGTCCGGCCCGCTGCGCGGATCGCCGACGATCGCCTTCGGTTCGGTCTTCGTGATGACGCAGGACAACCAGATCTTCGCGCTCGATGCCAGCGATGGTTCGATCCAGTGGCAGGAGTCGGGCTCTTCGACCCAGGCGGGGGTCTTCGGGGTGGCCGCGCCAGCCGCGGGACAGGGCACCGTCATCGCGGGCTACAGTTCCGGAGAACTGATTGCGCACCGGTACGAAAACGGCCGAACGCTATGGGCGGACGCGCTTGCCCGCACCTCGATTTCGACTTCGGTCGGTTCGCTCACCGATATCGATGCCGATCCGATCATCGACAATGGCCGCGTTTACGCGCTGGGCCAGGGCGGTCGCATGGCCGCCTACGAACTGGTCACCGGCCAGCGGATCTGGGAACTCAACCTTGCCGGGATTTCCACCCCCGCCATTGCGGGCGAGTGGATCTTCGCCCTGACCGACGATGCGCGTCTGCTGGCCATCGCCCGTACCACGGGCAAGATTCGCTGGCTCACCCAATTGCCGCGCTGGCGGAATGAAGAAGACAAAAAGGGGCCGATTTTCTGGTCGGGTCCGGTACTGGCCGGCGGCAATCTGTGGGCGGTAAATTCCGAAGGACATGTTTACAGGATCAGTACGGGCGAAGGCTCAGCCAGCCTGTTCACCGATCTCGACCAGCCGATCTCCCTCGCGCCGGTCGTTGCGAACAATACGCTCTATATCCTCGACGACAGCGGCCGGATCACCGCGTTTCGCTGA
- a CDS encoding methyltransferase family protein: protein MSAMKHVPQARPKSDVSSAVGLVGLAGLFAWVAFARAFPDIADAFGWAVPRDTLGGPNSALVGLLAAAIPMAAWSIFVEKVHLRPSTGLDWSLRRTRKPDRGATWVKLAGLWATWAIIAGLYCLCRWYWDGQYVFSMQVLGYAALPLVVLSVPYVFWIDRALVNQRDHAWHFGALLLMRPGWDLAEVKKHWQIWIIKAFFTAFMISIIPFAFRTIVSADFAEVAARPERIALTIIEAMFMIDVMIGTVGYIVTMRPLDAHIRSGNPLLGGWVAALICYPPIVWGILGGGKAINYEFETAGWLHWMAGNDALIALWGALLVFLTGIYAWATFAFGLRFSNLTYRGVLTNGPYRFTRHPAYVSKNLFWWAAILPFLVTSGSIVEAIRNCFFLLVVNAIYFWRAKTEEAHLLAEDPKYREYHAWMARHGLLTAPLTKLWSRLKPRPGIAPQPAE from the coding sequence ATGAGCGCGATGAAGCATGTACCCCAAGCGCGGCCGAAGAGCGATGTCTCATCGGCCGTCGGACTGGTGGGTCTTGCCGGGCTGTTCGCCTGGGTCGCTTTCGCGCGCGCATTTCCCGATATCGCCGACGCATTCGGCTGGGCGGTGCCCCGCGATACGCTGGGTGGCCCGAATTCTGCGCTGGTTGGCCTGCTGGCCGCCGCGATCCCGATGGCGGCATGGTCGATCTTCGTCGAAAAGGTCCATCTTCGTCCCTCGACGGGGCTCGACTGGTCGTTAAGGCGGACGCGCAAGCCTGATCGCGGGGCCACCTGGGTCAAGCTGGCCGGGCTGTGGGCGACCTGGGCCATTATCGCCGGCCTTTACTGCCTGTGCCGCTGGTATTGGGATGGGCAGTACGTTTTCTCCATGCAGGTGCTCGGCTATGCAGCACTTCCGCTGGTCGTTCTTTCGGTACCCTATGTTTTCTGGATCGACCGTGCTCTGGTGAACCAGCGCGACCATGCCTGGCACTTCGGCGCGCTGCTGCTGATGCGACCCGGCTGGGACTTGGCAGAGGTGAAAAAGCACTGGCAGATCTGGATCATCAAGGCCTTCTTCACCGCCTTCATGATCTCCATCATCCCATTTGCCTTCCGCACGATCGTGAGCGCCGATTTTGCCGAGGTCGCCGCGCGTCCCGAACGCATTGCGCTGACGATCATCGAGGCGATGTTCATGATCGATGTGATGATCGGTACGGTGGGCTATATCGTAACCATGCGCCCGCTCGATGCGCATATCCGCTCGGGCAACCCGCTACTGGGCGGCTGGGTGGCGGCGCTCATCTGCTATCCACCCATCGTCTGGGGCATTCTCGGCGGCGGCAAGGCGATCAATTACGAATTCGAGACGGCTGGCTGGCTGCACTGGATGGCGGGCAATGACGCGCTGATCGCACTGTGGGGCGCATTGCTCGTCTTCCTGACCGGGATCTATGCCTGGGCAACCTTCGCCTTTGGTCTGCGGTTTTCCAACCTCACCTATCGCGGCGTGCTGACCAACGGCCCATACCGCTTCACGCGGCACCCGGCCTATGTTTCGAAGAATCTGTTCTGGTGGGCTGCCATCCTGCCTTTTCTCGTCACCAGCGGTTCGATCGTGGAGGCGATCCGCAACTGCTTTTTCCTCCTGGTGGTCAATGCCATCTACTTCTGGCGCGCAAAGACCGAAGAGGCGCATCTCCTCGCCGAGGACCCCAAATATCGCGAATATCACGCCTGGATGGCACGGCACGGTCTTCTGACCGCACCCCTGACGAAGCTGTGGAGCCGCCTGAAGCCGCGTCCCGGCATCGCGCCGCAACCCGCCGAATAG
- a CDS encoding putative quinol monooxygenase yields MIQINGTIKLGRPIDAATRKAIVEMVRASRAEDGCLDYTFASDIADPDTLILFERWRDREALDTHGQSEHMAEFQKVMAANPPQSRDLRVYETDEGQPLG; encoded by the coding sequence GTGATCCAGATCAACGGGACGATCAAGCTGGGGCGTCCGATCGATGCCGCCACGCGCAAGGCAATCGTGGAGATGGTGCGCGCCAGCCGCGCGGAAGATGGCTGTCTGGACTACACTTTTGCCAGCGACATCGCCGATCCCGATACTCTGATACTGTTCGAAAGATGGCGTGATCGCGAGGCGCTCGATACGCATGGCCAATCGGAGCACATGGCCGAGTTTCAGAAGGTGATGGCCGCCAATCCGCCGCAGTCACGCGATCTCAGAGTCTACGAGACCGACGAGGGCCAACCGCTCGGCTGA
- a CDS encoding glutamate--cysteine ligase yields the protein MSTRETSGAEDPVIENRDQLVAPMQRGEKPKSKWRIGTEHEKLVYCCTEHRALSYDEPGGIRDILLSLREYGWEPIEENGKVIAMKGEDGTVSLEPAGQLELSGAPLENLHDTCAETGRHLAQVKEVGERFGVGFIGLGMWPDKTREELPVMPKGRYEIMMRHMPRVGSLGLDMMLRTCTIQVNLDYSTEADMVQKFRTGLALQPLATALFANSPFTEGQPNGYLSYRSHIWSDTDPHRTGMLPFVFEDGFGYDRWVDYMLDVPMYFVFRDGKYIDAAGLSFRDFLDGKLEVLPGEKPTESDWWDHLSTAFPEVRLKSFLEMRGADGGPWNRICALPAFWVGLLYEQGALDAAWDVVKHWTMEEREELRNAVPKLALDAPIPGGGKLIDLAREVLAISRAGLAARGRLNTSGDNETGFLETLDEIVASGKVPAQVLLDRYHGDWGGDISRIYEHSF from the coding sequence ATGAGCACGCGTGAGACGTCAGGGGCGGAAGATCCCGTCATCGAAAACCGCGACCAGTTGGTCGCCCCGATGCAACGCGGCGAGAAGCCGAAAAGCAAATGGCGAATCGGTACCGAGCACGAAAAGCTCGTCTATTGCTGCACGGAACACCGCGCGCTCAGCTATGACGAGCCCGGTGGCATTCGCGATATCCTGTTGAGCCTGCGGGAGTACGGCTGGGAGCCGATCGAGGAGAACGGCAAGGTCATCGCGATGAAGGGCGAGGACGGCACGGTCAGCCTCGAGCCTGCCGGTCAGCTCGAATTGTCCGGCGCCCCGCTCGAGAATCTGCACGATACCTGCGCCGAGACCGGCCGCCACCTCGCGCAGGTCAAGGAAGTGGGCGAACGCTTCGGGGTCGGTTTCATCGGTCTTGGTATGTGGCCCGACAAGACACGCGAAGAGCTGCCGGTCATGCCCAAGGGCCGCTATGAAATCATGATGCGGCACATGCCGCGCGTGGGCAGTCTCGGCCTCGACATGATGCTGCGCACCTGCACCATCCAGGTGAACCTCGACTATTCCACCGAAGCCGACATGGTACAGAAATTCCGCACCGGCCTCGCGCTCCAGCCGCTCGCCACTGCCCTGTTCGCCAATTCGCCTTTCACCGAAGGGCAGCCCAACGGTTACCTGTCCTACCGCTCGCATATCTGGAGCGATACCGATCCGCATCGCACGGGCATGCTGCCTTTCGTCTTCGAGGACGGGTTCGGCTATGATCGCTGGGTCGACTATATGCTCGACGTGCCGATGTATTTCGTCTTCCGCGACGGGAAATACATCGATGCGGCAGGTCTGAGCTTTCGCGATTTCCTCGACGGCAAGCTGGAAGTGCTCCCTGGTGAAAAACCCACGGAAAGCGATTGGTGGGACCACCTTTCCACCGCCTTTCCCGAGGTGCGCCTCAAGAGCTTTCTCGAAATGCGCGGTGCGGATGGCGGCCCCTGGAACCGGATCTGCGCGCTTCCCGCCTTCTGGGTCGGCCTGCTCTACGAACAGGGCGCGCTCGATGCGGCATGGGATGTGGTCAAACACTGGACGATGGAAGAGCGCGAGGAATTGCGCAATGCCGTGCCCAAGCTTGCGCTCGATGCCCCGATCCCGGGTGGCGGCAAGCTGATCGATCTCGCCAGGGAAGTGCTGGCCATCTCCCGCGCGGGCCTCGCCGCGCGCGGTCGTCTCAACACATCGGGCGATAACGAAACCGGCTTTCTCGAAACGCTCGACGAGATCGTCGCCAGTGGCAAAGTGCCGGCGCAGGTCCTGCTCGACCGCTATCACGGGGATTGGGGCGGCGATATTTCGCGCATTTACGAACACAGCTTCTGA
- a CDS encoding 16S rRNA (uracil(1498)-N(3))-methyltransferase, translating to MPATPAWPPKSAPRLFVEQELSATAAVQVEGNQAHYLAKVMRVSLGDAVILCDDITGEWAAEVVEAGKRHVLLQPKQHLRPREPVPDFWLCPALLKKDRFDLVLEKATELGVARIAPVVTRRCVADKLNADRADTIVTEAAEQCARTALPEIAPVAKLDALLRDWPQERHLFFADEEGGEPAADAFCYAEGPAALLVGPEGGFDDAERTAIRAHPASVAISLGPRILRGETAAIAGTAIWMAEAGDWLDED from the coding sequence ATGCCTGCCACCCCCGCCTGGCCCCCGAAGAGCGCCCCGCGCCTGTTTGTCGAACAGGAACTCTCTGCCACTGCCGCAGTGCAGGTCGAGGGCAATCAAGCCCATTACCTCGCGAAAGTAATGCGCGTTTCCCTGGGAGACGCGGTGATCCTGTGCGACGATATCACCGGCGAATGGGCCGCCGAAGTGGTCGAGGCAGGCAAGCGCCATGTCCTGCTCCAACCCAAGCAGCATCTGCGCCCGCGCGAACCGGTGCCCGATTTCTGGCTCTGCCCCGCCCTACTCAAGAAAGACCGCTTCGACCTCGTTCTTGAAAAGGCGACCGAGCTGGGCGTCGCGCGCATCGCGCCCGTCGTCACTCGGCGCTGCGTCGCCGACAAGCTCAATGCCGACAGGGCCGACACGATCGTCACCGAGGCGGCCGAGCAATGCGCGCGCACAGCGCTGCCCGAAATAGCCCCGGTGGCCAAGCTCGACGCGCTGCTGCGCGACTGGCCGCAGGAACGTCACCTGTTCTTCGCCGACGAAGAAGGCGGCGAACCCGCGGCCGATGCCTTCTGCTATGCCGAAGGCCCGGCAGCGCTTCTGGTCGGCCCCGAAGGCGGGTTCGACGATGCCGAACGCACCGCCATCCGTGCCCATCCCGCCTCGGTCGCCATCAGCCTCGGCCCGCGCATTCTGCGTGGCGAGACGGCAGCGATCGCCGGAACCGCGATATGGATGGCCGAGGCGGGCGACTGGCTCGACGAAGATTAA
- a CDS encoding tRNA (cytidine(34)-2'-O)-methyltransferase, producing the protein MRIAMFEPEIAGNVGAVMRLCACLGARLDLIEPMGFVWDDRRVRRAAMDYIDHVEVVRHAGFEAFYGTLGEGRLVLFTTKASQSAYDYTYSPDDVLLFGKESAGVPDHVVEASDATVRLPMRSEVRSLNVATSAAIALAEALRQTGTLPR; encoded by the coding sequence ATGCGCATCGCGATGTTCGAACCCGAAATTGCCGGCAATGTCGGTGCAGTGATGCGGCTTTGTGCGTGTTTGGGCGCGCGCCTCGATCTAATCGAACCAATGGGGTTCGTGTGGGATGACCGCCGCGTGCGCCGCGCGGCGATGGATTACATCGATCACGTCGAAGTGGTGCGTCATGCAGGCTTCGAGGCTTTCTACGGGACTCTGGGCGAGGGGCGCTTGGTTCTGTTCACCACCAAGGCAAGCCAGTCGGCTTACGACTATACCTATTCTCCCGACGACGTGTTGCTGTTCGGCAAGGAAAGCGCGGGCGTGCCCGACCATGTGGTCGAGGCGAGCGACGCGACAGTGCGCTTGCCGATGCGGTCGGAAGTGCGTTCTCTCAATGTCGCGACCAGCGCGGCGATCGCATTGGCGGAGGCACTGCGGCAGACCGGCACGCTCCCGCGCTAG
- a CDS encoding ArsR/SmtB family transcription factor, with protein MTDTFVALSDPTRRLLLDRLSEEGGLTLSDLSEDLPMTRQAVAKHLAVLEAAELVASERDGRCKRHYLNPVPLAKMARRWLGRFEEVPLAAMSGFHGSAGEARAARTETGAGSAHS; from the coding sequence ATGACCGACACTTTCGTCGCCCTGTCCGATCCCACCCGCCGACTGCTGCTCGACCGGCTGAGCGAGGAGGGCGGGCTGACCTTGTCCGACCTATCCGAAGATCTGCCGATGACACGCCAGGCGGTGGCCAAGCACCTCGCCGTGCTCGAGGCGGCCGAACTGGTCGCCTCCGAGCGCGACGGGCGTTGCAAGCGGCACTATCTCAACCCGGTGCCGCTGGCGAAGATGGCCCGCCGCTGGCTGGGGCGTTTCGAAGAGGTCCCGCTGGCGGCGATGTCCGGCTTTCACGGGTCCGCAGGCGAGGCTCGCGCGGCGCGAACAGAGACTGGCGCAGGATCGGCTCATTCATAG
- a CDS encoding VOC family protein, producing the protein MVTGRLEHANISVTDPDRSAALFKDLLGWRERWRGQSQLGGRTIHVGEAHDYIALYTGEHVKGDYRKGQPLNHVAFTVDDLDAAEMVVTAHGLEPFGHDDYEPGRRFYFLDWDGIEFEVVSYE; encoded by the coding sequence ATGGTTACAGGACGCCTCGAACACGCCAATATATCGGTGACCGATCCCGATCGCAGCGCCGCGCTGTTCAAGGACTTACTCGGCTGGAGAGAACGCTGGCGCGGCCAGTCGCAGCTAGGCGGGAGGACGATCCACGTCGGCGAAGCTCACGACTACATCGCTCTCTACACAGGCGAGCATGTGAAGGGCGATTATCGCAAGGGTCAGCCGCTTAACCACGTCGCCTTCACCGTCGACGATCTCGACGCGGCGGAGATGGTCGTCACGGCGCATGGCCTCGAACCCTTCGGTCATGACGATTACGAGCCTGGCCGCCGGTTCTATTTCCTGGACTGGGACGGGATCGAATTCGAGGTGGTCAGCTATGAATGA
- the soxR gene encoding redox-sensitive transcriptional activator SoxR: MNSNDLLSIGDLARRTGLSASAIRFYEDKGLIQAHRTAGNQRRFLRSDIRRLSFILIVQKLGLSLEEIGDHLRSLPQGRTPSSFDWWKISEAIRESLDRRIAQLQALRDNLDGCIGCGCLSLKTCKLYNPDDIAAEGGPGPRVLR; encoded by the coding sequence ATGAACTCGAACGACCTTCTCAGCATCGGCGACCTCGCGCGCCGCACCGGCCTCTCGGCCTCGGCGATCCGCTTCTACGAGGATAAGGGGCTGATCCAGGCGCACCGCACCGCGGGCAACCAGCGCCGCTTCCTGCGCAGCGATATCCGGCGGCTGAGTTTCATCCTGATCGTGCAAAAACTCGGCCTTTCGCTCGAAGAAATCGGCGACCATTTGCGCAGCCTGCCGCAGGGGCGCACGCCGTCGAGCTTCGACTGGTGGAAGATCAGCGAGGCGATCCGCGAAAGCCTCGACCGCCGGATCGCGCAATTGCAGGCCCTGCGCGACAATCTCGACGGCTGCATCGGCTGCGGCTGTCTGAGCCTGAAGACCTGCAAGCTCTACAACCCCGACGATATCGCCGCCGAGGGCGGGCCGGGGCCGAGGGTGCTGCGCTGA